Proteins co-encoded in one Arachis hypogaea cultivar Tifrunner chromosome 13, arahy.Tifrunner.gnm2.J5K5, whole genome shotgun sequence genomic window:
- the LOC112791993 gene encoding uncharacterized protein — MCGIALIVSAIRITSSSLTSPPPATEKLSFSVDDVKEALRRRGPDSLGVKKVSLQRSVLGRNHISSSFIAAGDEGQEFCSQGNDNNGECTAQLHFIGATLQLRGSNPLVQPLVDASGNVLVYNGEIFGGLDIASDCNDAEFLLQTLGRCCSCGYCATAQCARSGKSTVPDVLSTIKGPWAIIYWQDSSRTLWFGRDAFGRRSLLVHWPTQDDCTFLLSSVSPIFPTEQTSEYETHNGLSCPSYWEELPCGIYSLDVDGSKSNGHMAGELKLHEYTNSMLKELIKWERTSIEPNSEDLQIYKCSTQSTIPVPAHVLLNALHESVLRRTSMYTIYQVSSTKENFVPVAILFSGGLDSMILAALLDQCLDQSYQIDLLNVSFDGQFAPDRISAKAGLKELKRVAPSRRWRLVEIDSELSDLVFETSHVMSLINPANTYMDLNIGIALWLAAGGDGWVSGANIDDNDDENPARAKYKSTARILLVGSGADEQCAGYGRHRTSYRRGSWLGLHEEMKLDMQRIWKRNLGRDDRCIADNGKEARFPFLDEDVIRVLLNFPLWEIANLDQPSGLGDKRILREVAGLLGLNEAAILPKRAIQFGSRIARESNRKNFGSNRAANQASAGSVRIDKRSNYS; from the exons ATGTGCGGAATCGCATTGATTGTCTCTGCCATTCGCATCACCTCATCCTCCTTAACATCCCCACCTCCTGCAACTGAGAAA CTGTCGTTCTCCGTGGATGACGTCAAGGAAGCTCTCCGGAGAAGGGGTCCCGATAGTTTAGGTGTAAAGAAAGTCTCCCTGCAACGCAGCGTTTTGGGGAGAAACCATATCTCATCGTCCTTCATAGCAGCAGGTGATGAAGGACAGGAATTCTGTTCTCAAGGGAATGATAATAATGGAGAATGTACGGCGCAGCTTCATTTCATTGGTGCAACTTTGCAGCTCAGGGGAAGCAATCCTCTTGTTCAGCCTCTCGTAGATGCATCTGGAAATGTTCTTGTGTATAATG GTGAGATTTTTGGAGGACTTGACATTGCAAGTGATTGCAATGATGCTGAATTCCTCTTGCAAACTCTAGGAAGGTGTTGCTCCTGTGGTTATTGTGCTACCGCACAGTGTGCTAGAAGTGGGAAGAGTACTGTTCCAGATGTTCTTTCTACTATTAAAGGGCCGTGGGCTATCATCTATTGGCAG GATAGTTCACGGACTCTCTGGTTTGGCCGAGATGCATTTGGTAGAAGGAGCCTCCTTGTTCACTGGCCTACACAAGATGACTGCACCTTCCTGCTTTCTTCTGTCTCACCTATTTTTCCTACTGAGCAGACCTCTG AGTATGAAACACATAATGGACTCAGTTGTCCTAGTTACTGGGAGGAGCTACCATGTGGGATATATAGTCTGGATGTGGATGGTTCAAAATCAAATGGACATATGGCTGGTGAGCTCAAGCTACATGAATACACAAATTCCATGTTAAAGGAACTTATTAAGTGGGAGAGAACTTCCATTGAACCCAACTCTGAAGACCTGCAGATATACAAAT GCTCAACTCAGTCAACAATTCCAGTGCCAGCTCATGTTTTGCTAAATGCTTTACACGAGTCTGTGTTGCGGCGTACTTCAATGTATACAATATACCAG GTATCGAGTACTAAAGAGAACTTTGTTCCTGTGGCCATTCTTTTCTCTGGTGGTCTGGATTCTATGATACTTGCAGCATTATTAGATCAATGCCTAGATCAAAGTT ATCAAATTGATCTACTTAATGTAAGCTTTGATGGTCAGTTTGCTCCAGATAGAATATCTGCCAAGGCTGGGTTAAAAGAACTGAAAAGAGTTGCACCTTCCAGAAG GTGGAGACTTGTGGAGATTGATTCTGAATTGTCAGACTTGGTGTTCGAAACTAGTCATGTTATGTCACTCATAAATCCTGCTAATACCTACATG GACCTTAATATTGGAATAGCTTTATGGCTCGCTGCTGGTGGTGATGGATGGGTGTCTGGTGCAAATatagatgataatgatgatgaaaatcCTGCACGAGCCAAGTATAAGTCCACTGCAAGGATTCTCCTTGTTGGTTCTGGCGCTGATGAACAATGTGCTGGGTATGGTCGACATAGAACAAGTTATAGACGAGGAAG TTGGCTGGGGCTACATGAGGAAATGAAACTAGACATGCAAAGAATCTGGAAACGAAATTTAGGGAGAGATGATAGATGTATTGCTGATAATGGAAAGGAG GCTAGATTTCCATTCTTGGATGAGGATGTGATTAGGGTTTTGCTCAACTTTCCTTTGTGGGAGATTGCCAATCTTGATCAACCTAGTGGCCTCGGTGATAAAAGGATTTTAAGAGAG GTTGCAGGATTGCTTGGTTTGAACGAGGCAGCAATTCTGCCAAAACGGGCAATCCAG TTTGGCTCTAGAATCGCAAGGGAATCAAATCGAAAGAACTTTGGGAGTAATCGAGCAGCAAATCAGGCTTCTGCAGGCAGTGTTAGGATTGATAAAAGATCGAACTATAGTTGA
- the LOC112791994 gene encoding L-ascorbate oxidase homolog translates to MDRVKIYLLLACLFSWTISVVRSEDPYWYFTWKVTYGIASPLGVPQQVILINDQFPGPNINSTSNNNIVVNVFNNLDEPLLFHWSGVQQRKNSWQDGLPGTNCPIQPGANFTYKFQVKDQIGSYFYYPSLGLHRAAGGFGGLRINSRLLIPVPYPDPEDDYTVLIGDWFTKSHATLKKFLDGGRSLGRPEGVLINGQNAKGDGSDKPLFEMKEGKTYKYRVCNVGLKDTLNFRIQDHPMLLVEMEGSHTVQNIYDSLDVHVGMCFSVLVTADKKPRDYYMVASTRFSKTLITGKGIIRYSNGKGPASPEIPAAPIGWAWSLNQFKSFRWNLTASAARPNPQGSYHYGQINITRTIKLVNSVSRGSGKLLYGLNGVSHVDPETPIKLAEYFEIPDKVFKYNVISDNPSSVATTLTVQPNVLNITYRTFVEIVFENHEKSIQSYHLCGYSFFFVAIEPGLWTPEKRKSYNMLDTVSRNTVQVFPKSWAAILLTFDNAGVWNLRSEIAENRYLGQQLYISVLSPERSIRDEFNIPNNCLLCGAVKDLPKPPPYA, encoded by the exons ATGGATAGggtaaaaatatatttgttattgGCATGTCTGTTTTCATGGACAATCTCGGTGGTACGAAGTGAAGATCCATATTGGTACTTTACATGGAAGGTTACTTATGGAATTGCTTCCCCATTAGGTGTTCCACAACAAGTGATTCTCATCAATGACCAATTTCCAGGACCAAATATCAATTCCACCAGCAACAATAACATTGTTGTTAATGTTTTCAACAATCTTGATGAGCCCTTGCTTTTTCATTG GTCCGGGGTGCAACAAAGAAAGAATTCATGGCAAGACGGTCTTCCAGGGACGAATTGCCCGATCCAACCAGGTGCCAACTTCACATACAAGTTTCAGGTGAAGGATCAGATAGGAAGCTACTTCTACTACCCCAGCCTCGGCCTCCACAGGGCGGCCGGGGGATTCGGCGGCCTCCGCATAAACAGCCGCCTACTCATCCCCGTCCCATACCCAGATCCGGAGGACGACTACACTGTCCTCATTGGCGACTGGTTCACAAAGAGCCACGCAACCCTCAAGAAATTTCTAGACGGCGGCCGCTCCCTAGGGCGGCCGGAAGGGGTGCTCATCAACGGCCAGAACGCCAAAGGCGACGGCTCCGACAAGCCCCTCTTCGAAATGAAAGAAGGGAAGACTTACAAGTACAGAGTCTGCAACGTTGGCCTCAAGGACACCCTCAACTTCAGGATCCAAGACCACCCTATGCTGCTCGTCGAGATGGAAGGCTCTCACACCGTTCAGAACATATACGATTCACTCGACGTCCACGTCGGAATGTGCTTCAGTGTTCTCGTAACTGCCGACAAGAAACCCAGGGATTATTACATGGTTGCTTCAACTAGGTTTAGCAAAACCCTAATTACTGGAAAAGGGATCATAAGGTACAGCAATGGAAAAGGTCCAGCTTCACCTGAAATTCCAGCAGCACCGATTGGTTGGGCTTGGTCGCTGAACCAATTCAAGTCCTTCAGATGGAACCTTACCGCCAGCGCTGCAAGGCCTAATCCTCAGGGAAGTTACCACTACGGTCAGATCAACATTACCCGAACCATTAAGCTCGTTAATTCGGTTAGTAGGGGAAGTGGGAAGCTCCTTTATGGACTCAATGGTGTTTCACATGTTGACCCGGAAACACCTATCAAGCTTGCTGAGTACTTTGAAATCCCTGACAAGGTCTTCAAGTACAATGTCATCTCCGATAACCCTAGCAGCGTCGCAACCACCCTCACCGTGCAACCCAATGTGCTTAACATCACGTACCGCACCTTTGTTGAGATCGTCTTTGAGAACCATGAGAAGAGCATCCAGTCATATCATCTTTGCggctattctttcttctttgtcgC CATAGAGCCAGGGCTGTGGACGCCAGAGAAGAGGAAGAGCTATAACATGCTTGATACGGTGAGCAGGAACACAGTACAGGTGTTCCCAAAGTCATGGGCGGCGATACTGCTGACGTTCGACAACGCGGGAGTATGGAACTTGAGGTCGGAGATAGCAGAGAACCGCTACTTAGGACAACAACTATACATAAGCGTTTTGTCGCCTGAACGTTCTATCAGGGATGAGTTCAACATTCCAAATAATTGCTTGCTTTGTGGCGCCGTCAAGGATTTGCCAAagccaccaccatacgcctaa
- the LOC112791992 gene encoding nuclear transport factor 2 encodes MAVSDGSPTPQMVGNAFVEQYYSILHQDPGQVHRFYHDTSVLSRPEDDGTMTTVTTIEDINKKILSLDYTSFRVEILSADAQPSYKEGVMVVVTGCLTGSDNLKRKFTQSFFLAPQDKGYYVLNDVFRYVDEYNSIEIESVPVNDVAESAQADAFTPEPEPIPVPESIPPSQAATVDAETSISKEASQPLENGKLSAADSVVPVNHVKEPNHQEHQPSIEKVASNMQDDAPKKSFASIVNALKENAAPFHVRTSPVKPVEQPRVSNVPALEPQAPAPVPDSPLEKNTENTGKAYAIFVANLPLNATVEQLERVFKKFGPIKRDGIQVRSNKQQGSCFGFVEFESATSMQGALEASPPVMLDNRKLSIEERRANNDRVRYPSGRGGYRNDRNENFRGRGNFGGGRGGGGGGYLNRNDFEKRNEFSGRPRGGNANGRSNGEAVPRSYANGGKVARQPVKVQ; translated from the exons ATGGCAGTGTCTGATGGATCCCCGACCCCGCAGATGGTTGGCAATGCTTTTGTGGAGCAGTATTACTCTATCCTGCATCAAGATCCAGGCCAAGTTCATAGATTTTACCACGATACCAGTGTCCTAAGTCGGCCTGAAGATGACGGTACCATGACAACGGTGACCACTATAGAA GACATCAATAAAAAGATACTATCACTGGACTACACAAGCTTTAGGGTAGAGATTTTGAGTGCTGATGCTCAGCCGTCTTATAAAGAAGGGGTGATGGTTGTCGTGACTGGCTGCTTAACTGGAAGTGACAATTTGAAGAGGAAGTTTACTCAGTCATTTTTCCTAGCTCCACAGGACAAAGGATACTATGTTTTGAATGATGTATTTAGATATGTTGATGAATACAATTCAATTGAGATTGAGTCTGTGCCAGTAAATGATGTTGCTGAAAGTGCCCAAGCTGATGCTTTTACCCCTGAACCAG AGCCAATCCCTGTTCCTGAAAGCATTCCACCTAGTCAAGCAGCTACTGTGGATGCTGAAACTAGCATCAGCAAAGAAGCAAGTCAACCACTGGAGAATGGAAAATTGTCTGCTGCTGATTCTGTTGTTCCAGTTAATCATGTGAAAGAACCAAACCATCAGGAACATCAACCAAGCATTGAGAAAGTTGCTTCTAATATGCAGGATGATGCTCCAAAGAAGTCTTTTGCATCCATT GTGAATGCATTGAAAGAAAATGCTGCTCCCTTCCATGTGAGGACATCCCCTGTGAAACCTGTAGAACAACCACGTGTATCTAATGTGCCTGCATTAGAACCACAAGCACCTGCACCTGTCCCTGACAGTCCGTTGGAAAAGAACACTGAGAATACAG GGAAGGCTTATGCAATATTTGTTGCAAACTTGCCATTGAATGCAACAGTAGAACAACTAGAACGGGTCTTCAAGAAATTTGGGCCCATTAAACGTGATGGTATTCAAGTGAGAAGTAACAAG CAACAAGGATCCTGCTTTGGTTTTGTGGAATTTGAATCTGCTACTTCAATGCAAGGAGCCCTTGAG GCCTCTCCTCCAGTTATGTTGGACAACCGTAAACTTTCAATTGAAGAAAGGCGAG CCAATAATGATAGGGTGAGATATCCATCAGGACGGGGTGGATACCGAAATGATAGAAATGAAAATTTCAGGGGCCGTGGCAACTTTGGAGGTGGTCGTGGCGGAGGTGGTGGCGGCTATCTGAACAGGAATGATTTTGAGAAGCGGAATGAGTTCTCTGGTCGACCTCGAGGAGGCAATGCTAATGGTCGGAGCAATGGAGAAGCTGTTCCAAGGAGTTATGCAAATGGAGGGAAGGTTGCCCGTCAACCAGTGAAGGTTCAGTAA